A genome region from Patescibacteria group bacterium includes the following:
- the rsmI gene encoding 16S rRNA (cytidine(1402)-2'-O)-methyltransferase has translation MLYIVATPIGNLKDITFRALEVLRGVDVIVAEDTRHTRKLLSHYDIHKQLISLHEHSPRNAFNGVIKLLDEGKNIAYVVDAGTPGIADPGAYLVSRVSQELPDTQIIPIPGPSALAAAISIAGLKDSKFIFLGFPPVKKGRKSFFEEVVASPYPVVLYESPHRILKTLNELSDNGLSMFEAVLIKEISKVYETTIRMSIVSLRDFLASEKKIKGEFVLVINK, from the coding sequence ATGCTTTATATTGTCGCAACACCAATTGGCAATCTCAAAGATATTACTTTCCGCGCACTCGAAGTGTTGCGCGGCGTTGATGTGATCGTCGCTGAAGATACGCGCCATACGCGCAAGCTTTTATCACACTACGATATTCACAAACAACTTATTTCTCTTCACGAACATTCTCCACGCAACGCGTTTAATGGCGTAATCAAACTCCTTGATGAAGGAAAAAATATTGCGTATGTCGTTGACGCGGGCACACCTGGTATTGCCGATCCCGGCGCGTATCTTGTATCACGCGTCTCGCAAGAATTACCCGACACGCAGATTATTCCGATTCCCGGTCCATCGGCGCTTGCGGCAGCAATATCGATTGCGGGGCTTAAAGATAGCAAATTTATCTTTCTTGGGTTCCCACCAGTCAAAAAGGGGAGGAAGTCATTTTTTGAAGAAGTTGTCGCCTCGCCCTATCCGGTAGTACTCTACGAGTCACCACATAGGATTTTAAAGACACTCAATGAGCTTTCTGATAATGGTTTATCAATGTTTGAAGCTGTACTTATTAAAGAAATTAGCAAGGTTTATGAAACAACAATAAGAATGAGTATTGTTTCTCTCAGAGATTTTTTGGCGAGTGAGAAAAAGATCAAGGGCGAATTCGTCTTGGTTATCAACAAGTAA
- a CDS encoding DUF192 domain-containing protein: MKKLLFIGALVLIGVCSVYWYQIGIPQESGQENIHKITIEGHVLSVEFARTPQAQQRGLMYRAELAEDSGMLFLFTRAGQQTFWNKNTLIPLDIIWIHDDIVIGISQLPAISEGLTTVSSPTDANRVLEVNRGWAEQHHIQIGARIW; encoded by the coding sequence ATGAAGAAATTGCTTTTTATCGGAGCCCTTGTATTGATCGGCGTGTGCTCGGTGTATTGGTATCAAATCGGCATACCGCAAGAAAGTGGGCAAGAAAATATTCACAAGATCACTATCGAAGGTCATGTGCTCAGTGTTGAGTTCGCTCGAACCCCGCAAGCGCAACAACGTGGTCTTATGTATCGTGCAGAGCTTGCCGAAGATTCAGGGATGCTCTTTCTTTTTACGCGCGCAGGTCAACAAACCTTTTGGAATAAAAATACTCTTATCCCGCTCGATATCATTTGGATTCATGACGACATAGTCATTGGCATTAGTCAGCTACCCGCGATTAGCGAAGGCCTTACTACTGTTTCATCACCGACAGATGCAAATCGTGTGCTCGAGGTAAATCGTGGATGGGCAGAGCAACACCACATTCAAATCGGCGCGCGCATATGGTAA
- a CDS encoding serine protease, with protein MKHALIFYIILAGGFFLFSNNITYRITFEQPAVPEKIIILPPEKLEAVQIPPPPPSEPITQPAPPKPATTILLPPPPNPIAQSELYAKGLLATVNFLCPNKDGTYAVATGALIDSHGYIVSNAHIVEESNQQIICTIRAGSPAIEIGKVKLVLMSAEYFATTDEQTKARMDISLWKLEGVRTDWPYWEIDFDTTPKVGEQLFTQSYPAELLSSEIVFKNLNLLFSNTVVSETDTSFIASRATIAAQHGSSGGILIDPYTGKLRGIIFGISSDANKAINERVLYAITPSRINALAWQETKKQFREYLSALPEPAY; from the coding sequence GTGAAACATGCACTTATATTTTACATCATTCTTGCTGGAGGATTTTTTCTTTTTTCAAACAACATTACCTACCGCATAACCTTTGAGCAGCCGGCAGTCCCAGAAAAAATAATTATCTTGCCGCCTGAAAAACTCGAAGCCGTGCAAATACCTCCTCCCCCACCAAGCGAACCTATCACACAACCAGCACCGCCAAAGCCCGCCACAACAATACTTCTACCGCCTCCACCAAACCCTATCGCGCAGTCAGAGCTTTATGCGAAAGGTCTTTTGGCAACGGTGAACTTTCTTTGCCCAAACAAAGATGGTACCTACGCGGTAGCTACTGGTGCGCTCATTGATTCACACGGGTACATCGTCTCAAATGCACACATTGTAGAAGAAAGTAATCAGCAAATCATATGTACTATCCGCGCCGGCTCTCCCGCCATAGAGATCGGGAAGGTAAAACTTGTACTCATGTCTGCTGAGTATTTTGCAACAACCGATGAACAGACTAAAGCGCGTATGGATATCTCACTATGGAAACTAGAGGGCGTGCGTACTGATTGGCCGTACTGGGAAATTGATTTTGATACTACACCAAAAGTTGGTGAGCAATTATTTACTCAAAGCTACCCCGCCGAACTACTCTCAAGTGAAATTGTATTTAAAAATCTTAACCTACTCTTTTCAAATACCGTAGTATCGGAGACGGACACATCTTTTATCGCCTCGCGTGCAACCATTGCCGCGCAACATGGCTCGTCAGGTGGCATTTTGATTGATCCCTATACTGGCAAACTGCGTGGCATTATTTTTGGCATCAGTAGTGATGCAAACAAAGCGATCAACGAACGCGTCTTATACGCGATCACGCCCTCTCGTATCAACGCGCTAGCATGGCAGGAAACTAAAAAACAATTCAGGGAGTACCTTTCGGCACTCCCTGAACCTGCGTACTAA